TAAATTTACCAACTAATTCCGCGTTATGCAAACAGCTAATTATCGGCTTGACCCCAAATTCCACCGTCACTTTCCGGAAACCAGATAGTGCAAATTCCATTAAGacctaattaaataattcaatttaGGTAAAATACAATTCTTTCTTTATAATCAGTATTTGGTTTGAACATTGAATTTATTCTACTCCACTATCTTTGTCTACTTCTCTATTTATTAAGATTGGATTATCATACTACATTGGTGTAGGTAGAGATGTTATCTTCCCTTTGTCGCCTCACCAAAAACCACTGTTTTTGCCTTAACAATTAATTGCCATATGGCAAGTGTCCTCCACCTGTTTGATTGGATTCCTCTTAAATTTCTACATACTTCCAAGCAAAGATCATCATGATCTTGTGCTAAAGTTTAATACTTTTAAGCCACCTCAAATATAGGGGCTTTATGGTACTAATCCAAAGTTGAATGAATGAGTTGCCACTAAGAACTTAATCAGCATTTTAGGAGGGTTTAACGCTTAAGCAATTGAATTTCGTCCTAAACAACTGCTTTCCATCAACATTAGCATATTGATTAATTTTCTCATCCTTATCCTTAACAATCATCTTTGTGGTGACCCAATTTTCCAAAGTTGACACAAAGATGTGTTTTTTTGTCTCTTACATGTTGataatttttgtttttggcGAAAAATCATTAAGTGGAGTTGGTTTTAATTATCATGGTCTTCAGCAAAATTTAATCTTTCATCCGAATAGATTAAAATATTACATGTACATGTCATCTTattcttcgatttcttgaaaTTAGATGAAAAGGGAAAAACATTTTTTTAtgtgtatatgtgtgtgttttttatttgttttgcaAAGCGTGTATATGATGTGTGTTTGTTAAACATGTAACGGTTGATGACTGGAAAGGGAGGGGAAGAAGGGGTGAAAATGCCGGCTGAGCCGGCCTTGCAATTGTTGCTTTCGGGAGTTTGCTTCAGAAGACGGAAAAATCCCATCCCATCCCCTCTCTTTGCGGTCAATTTCTTGCAAGAATggactctctctctttctctctctcattgaGGAGTAggaaatattattaatttttgggtCTGTCTCTCTCCTAAGCATACTAAACCCCTAACAACTCCTCATTATATTACTCCATAAAACCCCTTCCATTTGTGGTGTTACTACAGACATCTTCTTTGTTGCAGTAGAAAGAAAAGCAAGTCCAAGAAACATGGCAGGCATCCAAGTATTCGGCGGTGAAGATGTTTCCCTTCTTTCTCATACGGACCCTGTTGTCTTAGAGCTCAACAGATTGCAGAATCAACTCAAaggttcatcatcatcatctcccCCCCCTGCATGTTTAAGAACATTACTTGTTGAGTGTGTCATTTCATAAATCATAACAATTTCATTATGTTTAACATGGCGACTCTTTTCATATGTACCTTGACCCTTGTGATGATCCGCCACATGAAAGTTTTGAAATGCTTATGGAATCGTGGGTGTTTTTCTCTTTCTGAATCAAACATCTTTTCCCTTTATTGTTGCTTCTTTGGTGTCATTTTGAATGGTAATAGTCAAGCATTTGGCTTCAGTAAGAAGGGAAGTTGTGCCAGCACAGGGTTGCAAGGGATCAGCCACTCCAAAATtacttttttaatttgttatctATCTGTCTCTTGCTCTGATTGGAGGCGGAGAGATTCTAGTTCTGAAACTTCAAATTTAAGCCATCAAACGCATTCATGAAGATGCTTGCTGTCTCAGAAAACATAGTAATAGTAATGTGGCATTAGATGTTTTTGTGGTGTTTCATGGCCATTCTTGAACATGATAGAATGGAGTGAGCATTCGTCTATGATTATTAAAAGCATTTTAATGATTAGAAAAATGGCAAAGTTGTTGCTACAATTGGCAGTTGTTCATTGTCTTATTCGATTATAGTATTTATTGTGTGAAGCAACGGAGTATAAGACAACATTCTTTTTTAGATTGTAATTATTCTTGCCTTTTTCCAGAGGATCATAGCATATTTGGAGGATTTCTTTTCATGTAAAGTGCCATCTATGTGCTGGTGAGAGTATGATATGATTATCTTAGAAAGTAGACGTTGTCCGGACCCACCAATCTTCAATGTTTTTCCTTGCTCTGTTTTCTCCAGTACCTAGTTTAGAATCTAGGCAGTGCTACCTAATTCAGAAGTATGAGAATAAGGTATCAATCACAAAGTTTTGTTCAGAAACCACAACGTCGTGTTCAGCGACATTTTCTGACCTTCCGAAATAGAATTAAACAAGTCGGAAGGTGCTGCTATATGCTGATTTTACTAGTTTTCTTGCTTGGTTATATGGTTTATTGGCAGCATTAGCTCGATCATGATTGGTCTATATGTTTTACAATCACACTATCAAAATTCTCATCTTAGTCCGTAGAGATCCTCATTAACTATGTCCCATTCTGCAGAAAAACTAATGTTTTGAAAAGAAAAGTAGTTTTCAAGTAGGCCATCTTAACATTGCTATCTTACTGGAGGTCTTTGGCAGTTAATTCTATTCAAATATATCTCATAATTGGCACTGATAATTACGTATGGCACACAGACATAACGAGCTTTATCTTCTGGCATTGCAGAGAAGGAGAGGGGACTGGGGAAAGCTCAAAGTGAAATTCGAGCACTGAGAGCAACTGAAGCGCTGAAGGATAAGGCTTTGGAGGAGGTAAAACTAATCAGTTTCCCCATTGAGAAACTGTGCAGCTGTATTTGGAGAATTCATTCACTAACTCAAAAGCAGCAGTAATTTATCTGTATTTGGTTctgtattaaaataaaataaagctaaCTGGCATATTCTATTACTTATCAAttatcatatataaatatatgaactgAATAGTAGAATTGCAGTTGATTCTGCAGTACGAGAAATGGAAAGGAAAAATTGAGGACTTGTCTCACCTTGGCTGGATTACGTTAGTACGTTGCTTGTATCTGTCAATTTCTTTCTCATGTGTGTGCTATTCATTTTTCCAGCTTGGAAGTGAAGTCAAAAGGTTGGAAGAGAAGCTAAGATTGAATGGAAACCATCTTGAGCAGAAGGTGTGAATAGATTTATTGACACACCACATACTGCATATTTATTTCTTGTTAAATTTCCCCCCtctttaacaataaaaattgaaatagacATGATTAAGTGTTTTGGGGTCTGGTTAATGCAGAATATTGACATCAAGAAGCTCACAGATGAAAAGAAAGAAGCACTAGCTGCACAATATGCAGCTGAAGCAACTCTTAGAAGAGTTTACGCCAATCAAAAAGACGATGATTCTATTCCCATTGAGTTGATCATTGCTCCTCTAGAGGCTGAAATGAAGATGCATAAGAACGAGGTAATACAGATGATTTTAGGGGAAAACTTCTTGTCTggttactctctctctctcttcacacACTATAAAATACATATGTAGTGATATATTGAGATTTACATTTGGTGTGCGCTCTTAACCCATTATTCAAAAACATTTCAGCTTGCAGCATTACAGGAGGATAAGAGGGCGCTTGAACGTCTTACAAAATCCAAAGAAGCAGCGTTGCTTGAAGCTGAGAAAATATTGAGAAGTGCTTTAGAAAGAGCATTGATAGTCGAGGAGGTTCAAAACCAGAACTATGAGCTTAGGAGGCAAATTGAGATATGCCAGGTATAATATAGATCACATCTATGATGCCTATATATAAGTTCCAAATCTCTAACTAGCATGCATATATATGCAGGAGGAGAATAAAATACTTGATAAGACACATAGATATAAGGTTTTGGAGGTTGAAAAGCTTAGCCAAACCATCAGAGAGCTTGAGGAGGCCATACTTGCTGGTGGAGCAGCAGCCAACACCATCCGTGATTACAAGCGACAGATATCTGAACTTAATGTAAGGAAGAATCTTTACTAAGGAAGAATCTCTAGATTGGATATCAACTGATGTTAAATTTCTCAATTCTTGAACTTTGGTAGGACGAGAAGAGGACTCTAGAAAGGGAACTAGCAAGAATAAAGGTTTCAGCAAACCGAGTAGCAACAGTGGTGGCTAATGAATGGAAAGATGAGAACGACAAAGTTATGCCTGTTAAACAATGGCTAGAAGAGAGAAGGCTGCTGCAGGTATGCCCATGAAATATTTGGAATATGAGTGTTTCTCATCTGTATCTTCTCATATACCAGATCATGTCAAGGTTTTCAATCAGCTTAATTGATATATAGCTAAATATTGCTATTTTAGATGGATgcaatgaattttttttagcgTTTTTCTTGATTGTGTAAGATTTCTTTGTGGTAGGCAGAGATGCAGAAATTAAAAGACAAATTAGCAATCTCAGAGAGAGCTGCCAAGGCGGAGGCGCAAGTCAAGGTGACACTTCAGATATGATTTCATCTACAAAATGTGTTAATAATGATTTAACTGTTTTCTTGGGACCTAAATATGCAAAAACACTTTTGCAGGAGAAGTTGAAGTTGAGGCTGAAGACACTAGAAGAAGGCTTAAAGAATGCATCCCCCAAGACTGAGAAGTCTGTCAACTTCTTTGGAATCCTATCAAGTAATACCAGAACAAAGAAGAGATCCACGTCACAACCGAGGGGGTCCACCATCACTAAAAGCGCAATGCAGATGGTGGATGAAAAACAGACGGCAGTGAATGCAGAAATGAGGCCTATCAATACCTTGAAGAAGAAAAATCCCACATCtgaaagtttgtcaaaaaagaGTCTGTGGGCTTCTCGAAACAAGGTTATTGACAATAGTGAAAAGGAAAATGCAGAGATGAACAAGAACGCCATGGTCAATGACAAAATACAGAACAAAAATGAAGTTACTGAAATGGGAAACACAACAGGTATAAACGGTAGCAATAAAGAAATGAAAGGTTTGGAGATAGTGGGTATAGACGGTGAAGATATGGTATCAGGAGTTTTGTATGACAGGCTTCAGAAAGAAGTTATACATTTGAGGAAGTCCTCTGGCTTGAAAGACATGACTCTGCATTCTAAAGACGAAGAAATCAAGGTAGGTCTACTAGCAACTCCccactctcacacacacactatTATAATATCTCTGCTTTCAGATATAGTGTTGAATCATCACACAAGGTGTATCTTTTTTTGTTACAGTTGCTTATGAAAAAGATTGAAACACTGGCTAGAGCCATAGAAGTGGAGTCCAAGAAAATGAAGAGAGAAGCAGCAATAAGAGAGAAGGATTCAGCATTAGCGACGCTGGATGAGAAGATAAGGAGCACAAACTCATCCAAAAGGTTAGCAGTATCATCTTCCCCTTTACTTAGGTGTTTCCCATGAGACGCGCCAAATTTTCTTGATTTGTGACACCTATTTGTTTCGTTTGATTAGGTCCGTGAATGCCTCTTGAAGATACATCTCTGGGAATGAGGAAGTCTCTAGAACAATAGACAGGGTTTGAATATTTGTGATGTAAATAGGCAGCTCCATTTCCATGAATGCTTAGCAACTAGCTCCATGGTTCTTATAATTTATCTGATTTTCCTGTATATGTCTGTACAGAACCATTTTCCCGAGCagattatttaataaattatttgtttatttatacaGTCGGCAATAAgctataattttaaaacaacTGCCCCTTCCTAATTTGTGCATGTCACCTGTTGTGTAAATAGAAATAGAATACACAAGAGAAGGCACACCACCTCTCAGTTTCCGCGGGGGAAAACTGGGGTTGCAAAAGCTAAGAAACACTTGAAAGAAGCAAACTAGTCTATAGTTCTGGAATTGTAGCTAAAGATGGCCTCCATTTCCTGGCCATGGACTGAATGACAACGTTTTCCGATTTGAGCTCCTTCAAGCTTGCGATTAGCAGCTGCAGCTGTTTCTTGTTCACCACTATCTTCATTCTCTGGTAAGTGTCAGCTGTATGTAGCTGCAATGCAGACAGAGGCAACGGACCTGATGAGCTTTGCTTCAGTTCTTGATCGTCTACATCAGGTCTCACTTTCTTGTTGCTGGAAGGCAATGCACATGCTGAACCAATGCAATTCCCCATTTTTGTTATGTGTCGCTCACAATAAgtaaaccatatatatatatatatatatatagatgtgtgtgtgtgggaaCACATGTATAAATGTGCATATGCCAATATCACGTCTCAGCCACTAAAGCAAACGTGCATCCCACCTTGATGTTATTCGTAGCATTTAGTGCAGAATTGcaaataatgaaatataaaaatttccAATAATTTTGTTTGAGTATTCTGCAATTAGTAGTTAGTGAGCGTACCTAATTGTGAATTGTTTATTTGTAAGAGGCCAAATTGCTTGTCCGCAGCTCGGCATAATTAGAGGGGGCAATGCACCTTGGAGTTGACTCTGTGAGGCATAATATAGTAATACTACTAATCATTATACAAAGTCAAACTCTTTGAAGATTTTTTATTGAGGAAGccattttttatgataatatatAGGTGTTACTCTTAGGGACTGCCAAAACAGGCAACTGAGGGGAAGAATGTCAGAAGGGTAACACCCATTTTATGATAATCTCAACTTAAAACAGCAAATTGTATATGTAAATATCAAAGAGAGTAAAGTTCTCACCAAGATACTCAATATACTactgaaaatatatatacttgttTAAAATAATGtggataaaataaataagaagagaaatcaagagaatagtggaaaaaataaatgaaaataaaataaatgaggagAAAACTAAAGAGAGTAGATAAAGtaatttatttcctttttaggattGAAATACAGAAATAGTATAAATGGAACGTCCCACAAAAGAAATTGGAACGTTATGAGATTCACACttaattcaatttcaactaCTTATTTTATACATGATGAGATTGTTTATCTATTAAAAATACATtcatcaattattttattaaaactcatttCTAATTAAATGTTATACTTATGGTGGATAGatgaaatattaaaaaagaattatactactccctccgttccattaaTAACGTCCCAAAAAATTGGGCAcgcaaattaaaaaatatagataGAGTAAGAGAAAGATAAAGAAACGAAGATAGTAGATAAAGAAATGAGGATAGTagataaagtaatttttttaaaaaaattaaacattataaatgagaagtctaaaaacaaaatttaagatgttattattgggacggagatTAGTTGTACTATCTAACTTTTTCTTCCGGTTTGGGTCCTACTAAAAGGCCACGTACGAATCTGATTTGATTtagaaaaatatatcaaaagCTCTTCTGACTCCCTTCATTGTCGACTAGCGCATTCATTTTTTGAGGTTTGAAAATCCATAATTTAAGTGTTAAATGCAAGATAATAGTTTGATTTTTTGGTTCCCCTATAATTACCATAAAGAATAGGAAGGGCGCCGTTTATTACAATAACGCCATATGAAACTCATTTCACACGATAAtattgtttgtgtttgtgtttgtggtCGCAAAAACCTAGGACCACTACTATTTGTCGCTCTGTTAAGAAAAAACAATATTGTATGATATTCGATTATAAATTGATCATATATTAGTTAATAGGTCGTTCAATAAAAATGTGTTACAGTATATTATTATGATCGGACATGAAGACCAACGATTCAATACAGTAAACATGTAGTAATTCCGTGCAACTCAGTAAACCGCAAATGGAATTCAATGAAGCCCGTGGCATATATGAGCGTTGAATGCAAGTACTGCAATCCAATAGCAGACAAAGAACAATAACAACCCCCAAAATAATgaggaattaaaaaaataaaaataaaataagacttATTTGACGTGCGTCGTGCTTCTTCTTCGTATACCCTTTATTATTATACAGTGTAACAACAAAATGAACATATTATCACATGATGGAGCAGGCTTGAGGATTCTCTTCGGTAAAGTAGTAGTCACATCTCGTGACGTGGCAGGGCCTATCATGGTTTCCGTACCAATAGTAACCGTCACAGCATggccgcggcggcggcggtggcgggaACCCAGAGTAACATGGCCCCCCACCATAACCTTCCGAGCATTGTCCACAGCACGTCCTCACCGGTGGGCAATCGCATGGGCCCATTGGAGCCGGTTTTGGAGGATGAGGCTTTTCGGGCGGCGGTTTAGGCTTTTCGGGCGGCGGTTTAGGCTTTTCCGGCGGCGGTTTAGGCTTTTCGGGCGGCGGTTTAGGCTTTTCGGGCGGCGGTTTAGGCTTTTCCGGCGGCGGTTTAGGCTTTTCGGGCTCGGGAGGGTCGACgatttcgatgcttttgatgACCTTTGCACCTTTGCAGCATAGTTTGTCTCGAATTTTCTCGGGGTCGCAGCATACCACAGTGATTGTCACCTTGTTTGCCTTCTCATTGTATATCTGGTCTCTTATTTCTCTTGTCCCAAATATTTTTTTCACATGCCCAAAAAAGTTTAACTTAACAATCAAGAAAGAAAATTTGAAATAGTGAACAAATAAAGTAGATATATATGTGGTATGGTAGTTTAACTTAACAATCAAGAAAGAAAATTTGAAATAGTGAACAAATAAAGTAGATATATATGTGGTATGGTTAGTGATGGATAATTGCATTATCTTGTGTGGTGGATTGTAGAAAAAACTATCAATTATTGCCACcacaataaataaaatgatagaGGAACAGAACAATACATATATCTACTGGATTTTTCTTGTATACGGTTACTGTACGCGTATATTAAATGTGGATATTATCGTAAAATTAATGCTGTTTTAAATGTGTAGATACAtagaaatattgaaaaaaatgtgCAAGGATGGATAGAAACTCACGGGGAAATTTGCAGAGaattttcttgattttcttGTAGCAGCAGGGACACTGGAGATCAACCTTGAGCACCATAATCGTCACCTGTTTCATTTCATATATCAACAATTAAATGGCAAACTGCAATTGGAGATGCTTATTCATCGATTCTTCAATATTAATCCACCAAATTCGAGAACGGCCGTGATCAAACAATAGAAATGATCAATAACCCTATACATGTATATCTGATAAGAGAGTGATCAAGAAGATTTTGACTACGTACCTTCTCAGCCATGGACACAAATATTGAGCTATGGATATCTCGATAGAATTATTGGGAACACAATTattgagggagaaagagagactTTTAGGGAGAGAAAAAGTGTtaattaagaagaagaagaagaagaagaagaagaggaggaaggaAAACAGAAGAAGAAAGTGGGAATCACATAAAAAGAAGAATGATGTGAGGACACGTCTGTTATTGGGAAGGGGTTGAATTTCATGAAATCATCTAAAATTCTCTCTCAAGAGGGGCCTAAATTGCTGACTCTTTACTCTCTGTTTGCATGTGCTGACTTTGATGGAAACTCCTTACCTTCCTATATCTAATTACACTTCATAAACAAGCTAATAACagctttaaatttaaatttgttaatATCAAAAGGTTTGGTGAGATGGAGTTGTATAAGTTGGGGTATGTACCCCACATGGGCAGCCACGAACATTTCAAGGTGCATGATACGCAGCGTTTCTCTAAATTTGTCGgcttattttttaattacgTATTAGATTCTTTAAATATGTTTATTACGTATACGAAAAAATTTCGAGATGAGAATTGAGAACTAGCGTCGGTAGCATTAGCTGTTCTCTTAATGGCACAAATTTTTCATTTAATCAGTATATATAGATTGACTATCTAATTGGAGTTTTGGGTGTGCATTTAATTTGGCGTTACTTTAATTAATGTGGATTTAACATCTGTGACTGTAAATAGTCTACTctagattaaattaaattttaatgtatCTAATCTAGCGGCCCTTTCAATTGAAATCCGGCGAGACTTTTAGATTATGCTATTCCATTATTTAGGTTTATCAAGCGTTTAATGACGGTTCATTTCAAGGATGAGATATTTGACATCACTTGAAAAGCGAAAGCCAATTATTGAAttaaggatatatatatatatatatatatatatatatatatatatatatatagggttgcattcAATGACAACCACTATATTATGTAGAGAGCAAAGACCACATCTGGTGCATTCATAAAACTTAAATCAACGGACCATGATTTATTCTGAATCAGTTTTATATGAATTAAATTATCTATTTCTCTTAATTGTTAATTACGACAAGGGTATATTTGTCCTATGCATTTCAGAGTTAATTTCCCAGCCGATCGAATCCCGAAAATCTCTCCATTTCCATTCTGAGCTAAACAAATTCGTGTGAATTGATGAAATTACTAGGTTTTCATCCAATATTTTCACAGGCGAATCAATTCCTAAAAACA
The genomic region above belongs to Salvia miltiorrhiza cultivar Shanhuang (shh) chromosome 5, IMPLAD_Smil_shh, whole genome shotgun sequence and contains:
- the LOC130985918 gene encoding microtubule-associated protein 70-5, translated to MAGIQVFGGEDVSLLSHTDPVVLELNRLQNQLKEKERGLGKAQSEIRALRATEALKDKALEELGSEVKRLEEKLRLNGNHLEQKNIDIKKLTDEKKEALAAQYAAEATLRRVYANQKDDDSIPIELIIAPLEAEMKMHKNELAALQEDKRALERLTKSKEAALLEAEKILRSALERALIVEEVQNQNYELRRQIEICQEENKILDKTHRYKVLEVEKLSQTIRELEEAILAGGAAANTIRDYKRQISELNDEKRTLERELARIKVSANRVATVVANEWKDENDKVMPVKQWLEERRLLQAEMQKLKDKLAISERAAKAEAQVKEKLKLRLKTLEEGLKNASPKTEKSVNFFGILSSNTRTKKRSTSQPRGSTITKSAMQMVDEKQTAVNAEMRPINTLKKKNPTSESLSKKSLWASRNKVIDNSEKENAEMNKNAMVNDKIQNKNEVTEMGNTTGINGSNKEMKGLEIVGIDGEDMVSGVLYDRLQKEVIHLRKSSGLKDMTLHSKDEEIKLLMKKIETLARAIEVESKKMKREAAIREKDSALATLDEKIRSTNSSKRSVNAS
- the LOC130985920 gene encoding protein PYRICULARIA ORYZAE RESISTANCE 21-like, producing the protein MAEKVTIMVLKVDLQCPCCYKKIKKILCKFPQIRDQIYNEKANKVTITVVCCDPEKIRDKLCCKGAKVIKSIEIVDPPEPEKPKPPPEKPKPPPEKPKPPPEKPKPPPEKPKPPPEKPKPPPEKPHPPKPAPMGPCDCPPVRTCCGQCSEGYGGGPCYSGFPPPPPPRPCCDGYYWYGNHDRPCHVTRCDYYFTEENPQACSIM